The window CCTCCACCGCCAGCGCACCGCGGTAGACCGACTGCGCCAGTTGCAGGGTGTTGCCACTCTGGCTGTGAAACAGGATCAGCAGCTTGGCCATGGCGAAGACTCCGCTATGGGACGTGGTCGAGTCCGGCCTGCACCTGCTCGGCGGCACGCAGCAGCGCGCGCGCCTTGTTTTCGGTCTCCTGCCACTCGCTCTCTGGCACCGAATCCGCCACGATGCCGGCCGCGGCCTGCACGTAGAGCATGCCCTGCTTGACGATGCCGGTGCGGATGGCGATGGCCAGGTCCATCTCGCCCGAGAAGCTCAGATAACCACAGGCACCACCATAGAGCCCACGCTTGATCGGCTCCAGTTCGTCGATGATCTCCATCGCCCGCACCTTGGGTGCACCAGTCAGGGTGCCGGCCGGAAAGGTCGCCCGCAACACATCGAGGTTGCTGGTTCCCGGTTTCAGCACCCCCTCGACATTGGAGACGATGTGCATGACGTGGGAGTAGCGCTCGATCACCATCTGGTCGGTGACCTTGACGCTGCCGGTCTCGGCGATGCGACCGATGTCATTGCGCGCCAGATCGATCAGCATCACATGTTCGGCACGCTCCTTCGGATCGCTCAGCAGCTCCTCGGCGTTGTGGCGATCCTGCTGGGGGTCGGCACCGCGCGGCCGGGTGCCGGCCAGCGGGCGGATGGTCACCTTGGTCGTGCCCGAACCGCTCGACTCCTGCCGCACCAGAATCTCCGGAGAGGCGCCCACCACCTGAAAATCGCCGAAATCGTAGTAGTACATGTAGGGCGACGGGTTCAGCGAGCGCAACGCGCGATAGAGGGTCAGCGGTGAGTCACTGAAGGGTTGCTTGATCCGCTGGCCGATCTGCACCTGCATCATGTCGCCGGCGGCGATGTACTCCTTGGCACGCAGCACCGCCGCCAGATAGTCCTCCTTGCGAAAATCACGCTGCGGCAGGGTCGCCGGGCTCGGTCGACTCTGCGGAAGGGTCAGCGGACCGCGCAGCAGTTCGAGCAGTTGCTGCAGCCGTGCCTGACCCTGGGCATAGGCAGCGGGCAACGCTGGATCGACGTAGACGATCAGATAGATCTTGCTGGCCAGATTGTCGATCACCGCCAACTCTTCGCTCTGCAGCAGCAGGATGTCGGGCATGCCGATTTCGTCGGGATGGTCGAAACCGGCCAGCTTCGATTCGATGTAACGGATGGTGTCATAACCAAAATAGCCCGCCAGACCACCACAGAAGCGCGGAAAGCCGACCGGCACATGGACCTTGCAGCGCGCCTGATACTGCTCGAGAAAATCGAGCGGGTTGCCCTCGTGGCGCTCGATGACCGCGCCATGGCTGACCACCTCGGTGATCGATTCACGCACCCGAAGCAAGGTGTGGGCCGGCAGGCCGATGAAGGAGTAGCGGCCAAAGCGTTCGCCGCCCACCACCGACTCCAGCAGAAAACTGTTGGGCGCATCGGCCAGCTTGAGATAGATCGACAGCGGTGTATCGAGGTCGGCAAAGGTCTCCAGCGTCAGCGGCAGCCGGTTGTAACCTTCGGCGGCAAGGCGGTTGAACTCGGTTTCGGTCAAAGAGATCATGAAAACTCCATGGCAACGGGCGCAACAGACAGACTCATCGGCAGGCACTCAACGGCGGATGCCACGCCATCGCGATTGATAAGGAATTTTGATGATGGCCTGCATGACGCTGCGGTTCATCTGACTGTGACCGGTCTTCCGGGCCGATTGGGAGCATGGCGGCTCATGCACTACTTCGCCCGCAGATAGAGCACCTTCTGACTCGAACCCGCCGCCTGCCGCTCTTCGGTCACGAACAGATCGGTTCGGGCCCGGACCAGATCGGAAAGCTTGCGGTAGCCATAGAGCCTGGCGTCGAAATCGGGTTGCAACTTGGTCAGATAACTGCCAAAGGTGCCCACCTGCGCCCAGCCGGCATCGTCGATCGACTGATCGAGCGCGGTCAGCACGAATTCGGTCGGAAACTCCAGCTTCGGTTCGTTCGTCTCGGCCAGAGTCTGTGCCGGAGCCGATTTTTTCCGACGCGCCGTCCGCGTGGCGGCGGCTGCCGGCTTGGCTGTCATCGCCGGACGCAGCACCTCGGTGAAGATGAACTTGTGGCAGGCGTTGCGGAACGCCTCTGGCGTCTTCTTCTCGCCAAACCCCAGCACCGTGAGCCCCTCTTCACGCAGCCGCATCGCCAGACCGGTGAAGTCACTGTCGCTGGTGATCAGGCAAAAGCCATCGAACTTGCGGGTATAGAGCAGATCCATCGCATCGATGATCAGCGTGCTGTCGGTGGCGTTCTTGCCGGTGGTGTAGGCAAACTGCTGCACCGGTTTGATCGCATAGCGCTGCAGCACCTTTTTCCACGAAGCACTGGTGGGCGAGGTGAAGTCGCCGTAGATGCGCTTGACCGTCGCCTCGCCAAAACGGGCGATCTCGGCCAGCAGCGCCTCGATGACGGCAGCCTGGGCATTGTCGGCATCGATCAGCACCGCCAACCGCAGCGTCGGCTCATCGGCATCGATTTTTGGGTCGGGTCGTACCTGAATCATGCTCAATTCACCTTACGGGCAGTGGTCAAACTGTTGCGACCGTTTCGCATGGCACTCTCAAGCCGGATTGCGTTCGACCCGCGCCAACTCGGCGCGCATGGCCGCAACGGTCGCACGATAGTCATCGCTGCCGAAGAGTGCAGAACCGGCCACGAAGGTGTCGGCACCCGCTTCGGCCACGGCGCGGATGTTGTGCAGGCCAATGCCGCCATCGATCTCGAGCCGAACTGGATTGGGCGCGGCATCGAGCCGCCGGCGCGCCTGCTCGATCTTGGCCAGGGTGCCGGGAATGAATTTCTGCCCACCAAACCCGGGGTTGACCGACATCAGCAGCACCAGCGACAGCTTGTCGAGCAGGTGGTCGAGATGGTTCAGCGGGGTGGCCGGATTGAACACCAGCCCTGCCGCGCAACCGCCATCGATGATCAGTTGCAGCGACCGGTCGATGTGCTCGCTCGCCTCGGGGTGAAAGGTGATCAGGCTGGCGCCAGCCTCGATGAAGTCACCGATGATGCGATCGACCGGCTTGACCATCAGATGCACATCGATCGGCGCGGTGATGCCATAGCCGCGCAGCGCCTTCACCACCGAAGGGCCAAAGGTGAGATTGGGAACGTAGTGGTTGTCCATCACATCGAAATGCACCCAGTCGGTGCCGGCCGCAAGCATCGCGGCCACGTCGTCACCGAGACGGGCCAGGTCGGCCGAGAGAATGGACGGTGCAAGCAGAAATTCCACGGCAGTTCCCGAAAAAATGGCCCATTCTACCGGCACCCAGTCTGTTTGTCCTGACCTTCTCCTGCGGCAAAATTGTACAAACAAGGATCGATCTGGATATTGTGTGATCATTAACGCTGTGCTTTGATTGGCGTGACACAGCGTGCACTCGGTATTGAACAGGGTGGAGCATGACAACAACACCTTTCGAAGAGCGGCGCCGGAACCGACCATGGATCAACCTGCGTCATCTGGGCATCGCCGGCCGAAGACGCACGGCGCCACAGCCGCGACTGGCACGCAACCGCTACGTTGACCTGTACGAGCCGGTCTATCTGTTGATCGCGGTGCTGCTGATCATCGCAGCAGCTGGCGATGCCTTGATGACGCTGCGCCTGATCGAGCATGGCGCACAGGAGTTGAACTGGCTGATGGCATTCTGGCTGGTCAACGACCCCGACTATTTCGTGCAGTCAAAGCTGCTGATCACCGCGCTGTCGGTGATCTTTCTGACCATCCACAAGAACTTCGTTCTGTTCGGCCGGATTCCGGTCAGCACGCTGCTGCGGACCGCCTGTGGCGGTTACCTCACGCTGCTCGGTTACGAAGCGGCGCTGCTCACTCTGATTGCCTGAACAGCCGGGCAGCACGAATCAGTTCGTAGGCACTCCTGATCTCATGGGTCTGCTGGCCAGCGGCCTGTATCTGCTCCGCTGAAGCACCACCCGCCTGCAAACGGTCGGGGTGATGCTGACTCAGTTTGCGGCGATAAGCGAGCTTGACCTCTTCATCGCTGGCGTTTCTGTTCACCTGCAGCAGCTGATAGGCCTGCATCAGCACCGAGGCTGGGGTGGTGGCCGGCTCCGCCGGGCGTGACTGCTGGCGACGCAGACGTGATTCGATGCGCCGCAGTGTCTCGGGAGCGATCTCGATCCGCACGGCAATGCGCTCGATCAACGCCCGCTCACCCGCACACAGCGCTCCATCACTCAGCGCCAACCCGATCAACATGCCCAGCCACTGCTCGGCCAGTTTCGGCTGGTGGCACAGCGTGTCGGCGAGTCTGTCCAGTTGTCGATCGATCTCGGCAGGCGTGGCACCCTTGCCCTGTCTGAACAGTTCGATCAGTTCGGCACGGTCACGCCCCTGCGTCACCATGCGGTCGATCAGACGGCTGGTGACGGCAATCTCGGCCTCATTGACCCGCCCGTCGATCTTGGCCAGATGGCCCATCAGCATGAACAGCGGCCGCAGTGCGGCCACGGTCTTTTGCGCGGATGTGTCAGCGCGGGCAAGCCCGCCCAGGCGCTGATCGAGCAGATGGCCGGCCAGCAGACCCAGCACCAGCCCGCTCCAGCGGAGCGAATCGGGCGCCCAGATCAGGCCGGTCAGCGCCCCAAGCAACTTGCCGATCCAGGGCGGCTGGGACGCGACGATGGAAAATCGCTTCACGCCACCCCTCCGGCCAGTTCACGCTCTGCCCGTTGCAGCCGCTCCGGCGTGCCGACATCGATCCAGCGTCCAGGATGCAATTCACCACTGACCCGATCGCTCTGCATGGCGGCGATCAGCAGCGGTGCCAGCGGAAAAACGCCGGGATGGCATCCCGCAAAGAGCTGCGGTGACAGCAGGGCGATGCCGCTGTAGGTGAGCCGGCGCGCGCCGGGCATCGCCTGGCTCCGCACCGCTGCGCTGGGCGACAGATAGAAGTCACCTTCGCGATGGTGGTCAGGATTTTCGACCAGCAGCAGATGGGCCAGTTTTCCCGGTGGCAGCCTGAGTCGGGCGAAGTCGAAGTCGGTCAGTACATCGCCATTGACGATCAGAAAGGGAGCGTCGTCCAGCAGCGGCAGCGCCTGCAGGATGCCACCGCCGGTTTCGAGCGGTTCGTCGGGCTCCTGCGAATAGTGCAGCCGCACGCCGTGGCGTTGACCGTCTCCCAGCGCATCGATGATCTGCTGCCCAAGATGGGCGCAGTTGATCACGATGTCACGGACTCCAGAACGCCTCAACGCCTCGATATGGTGGAGAATCAGCGGCTTGCCGCCCACCGGCAGCAGCGCCTTGGGGGTGTGCAGCGTGAGTGGACGCATCCGCGTGCCCTTCCCTGCCGCCAGAATCATCGCTTTCATCGCCGTCGCGGCACCCGCCAGCAAAAGAGTACTGAATCACTGATCTTTGCAGTGTAGCAATTCAAACAGCACTCAGCCTTGCCAGTTGGGTGCCCGCCTTTCGGCAAAGGCGCGCGCCCCTTCGACCATGTCGGGGCTGTTGAGCATGGCCGTCACCATCGGGTAGCTGGCCGCCATCGCCTCGCGCAGGGGCAGATCAAGACCCGACATCGCCAACTGTTTGGTCGCACGCACCGCCAATGGGGCGCAGGCCGCAATCTCGGCGGCCCAACGCTGTGCGGTGGCCATCAGTTCCGCAGCCGGCACCACTTCGTTGACGAAACCCAGTTCATGCGCTTCGGCTGCGCTCACCTTGCGTCCATTGAGCAGCATGCCCATCGCCTGCTTGAGGCCGATCTGCCGCGCCAGACGATGCACGCCACCCGCCAGGGCGGCCACGCCGACCCGCGGTTCCGAAAGCGCAAAGATCGCATGTTCGGCAGCGATGACAATGTCGCAGGCCAGCGCCATCTCCAGACCGCCGCCATAGGCCCCGCCATTGACCGCGGCGATCACCGGCTTGCTGTTGTCGAAGCGGTGGGTGAGTCCGGCAAATCCGGACGGCGGCAGCCGCAGCGGTTCGCCCTTGGCGACATTCTTCAGATTCATGCCGGCACAGAAGGCACGCTCTCCGGCACCGGTGATGACCGCGACCCACCATTGCGGGTTGCGCTCGAACTCATCGAACAGCTCATGCAAGGCCAGGCAAGCCGCACTGTCGAGCGAGTTGGAGATCTCCGGCTGTTGCAGGGTCACCGTGATCACGTGGCCATCGACCGCCAGGCTGTAGTACTCAGACATGCAATATCCTCCATGAATAAATATTTTTATCTTTATGAAAAATCAGATCATTCTATTTTCTCGTCAACCACTGCCTGAACCGCAACGGCATCGAGTCGGGGATGGGTGGCCATCCGCGGCAGCAGGCGCTCGCGAAACCACTGTGCAAAGGGCTGCAACGGGCCATGGGGGGCACAGCCTGCCAACAGATGTCGCGCCACGCGCGGCAGATCGGCCAGGTAGCCCTCTTTGCCGTCGCGCAGAAACAGCCGGCTGAAGATGCCCAGCACCTTCAGGTGGCGCTGCACGCCGATCCAGTCGAACCAGTGCAGAAACTGCTCCGGCGAAACTTCCGACAGCAGGGCCGCGTTCTGAGCCAGCCGATGGTATTGAGTCACCCAGCGACTGACCTGCTGAGGTGGCCAGAACAGATAGCAATCCTTCAGCAGCGACACCAGATCGTAGGTGATCGGCCCGATCACCGCATCCTGAAAGTCGATCACGCCGACCATGCCATCAGCGCACAGCAGCAGGTTGCGCGAATGGTAGTCGCGGTGTACCGGACACTGCGGCTGCGCAAGCGCCAATTCGATCAATTCGTCATAAAGCTGATGCAGCATCCGTTGCTCCGACTGCGTCAGCTCGACCCCCAGCAACTCGGCGATGAACCACTGATCGAACAGCCGCAGTTCGCTGTGCAGCAGCGTTCGATCATAGGGCGGCAGCTTGCAGCCAGGCAACTCGGACACCGATTGCAGCCGCAGCAGCGGTTGAAAAGCGGCCTGATAGAGCTGATCGACCCGCTGCGGATCGGCAGCGGTCAACTCACCCAGATAGAGTCGATCACCCAGATCATCCAGCAATAAAAAACCCTGATCGAGGTCGGCCGCCAGCACCCGTGGCACCCGGATGCCGAGCTGTGCCAAACCACCCGCCACGGCGATGAAGGGACGCACATCCTCCTTGGCGGGGGGAGCATCCATCAGCACCCAGCTCTGCCGTTCCCGCTGAAGTCGAAAATAGCGGCGGAAACTGGCATCCCCGGCCAGCTTCGCGAAGCGCCAGCCATCGGCCGGATCGGCGCTCAAACCGGGGTTCTCTGCTAGAATGGCCGCGGCCCAGTTTCGCAGTTGCAGGGCGCGCGCATCTCTTGTCGTGGTGATAGAAAGGTCCATGCCCGGTCCGATGTTCAAAGTGCTCCATTATCTGCCCTTCACCCTGCTGCCACCAGAGCATGCAGGAGTCGGCGCGCCATCTGCCCGCCTCGGTCGTCTGAAGCGGGGTCATGGATGAAACATCCGTTGCCACGGAGCCTCTTCCTGTTTCTTGTCCTGCTGCACACTGCCCCCGGTCAGGCCGAATCGACTCACCAGAGCGCGGCAGCGCTCGACTGGCATCCGCGCGAGGCGCTGCCGGCCGAGATGCAGGCCAGGATACCTGTGACCTGCCCCGGCCTTTACATCGACCCGATGGCCAACGTCGAACTGACCGCACCGGCCAACCCGGAGGGCGCGGCCGCCGATTCAGTCAACATCCAAGCCAGTTATGTCGAGTCGCTGCTGGCCGAAACCTTCAGCCTCGATGGCGATGTGGTGCTGGAGGATTCGCCCTGGCGCATGACCGCCAAGCGCGGCAACATTGATTTACCGCAGGGCAAATGGTCGCTGCAGGAGGAGGTCGAACTGCGCGGCAAGGGGCTGCTGCTGCGCGGCGCCAAGGCCGACTACGACCGCTCCGGCAACACCGCCAGAATGAGTGACGGTCAGTTCGTGCTGCACGAGCGCGAACTGCATGGCAATGCCAGACAGATCTCCGTCAACCGTGACAGCGGCATCATCACGCTGAAACAGGCTGCCCTGACCGGTTGCCCACCTGGCGACGACAGTTGGTGGCTGCGCAGCGATTACATCCGGCTCGACCCCAAGAGCGGTTTCGGCAGCACCCGCAACGCCCGCATCGATCTGGCCGGCATTCCGACGCTGCACGTCCCCTATTTTTACTTCCCGATCGATGACCGTCGCCACAGCGGTTTTCTGATTCCCAGCCTTGGCAACGACCTTACCAACGGCCTGGAAGCGACCTTCCCTTACTACTTCAACCTGGCCCCCAACTACGACTACACCCTGACGCCCAGGTTGATGAGCAAGCGTGGCACGCTGCTCGGTAACGAGTTTCGCTACCTCACCGAACAGAGCCGTGGCGACACCCGGCTCAGCCTGCTGCCGGATGACCTGCTTGGGGCGACATCGAACCCGGAGCGCTCGCAGCGCTGGCTCTATGGCATCGACCACCGCACCTTCACTCCCTCGGGCTGGGATCTGTCGCTCGATCTGAACCGGGCCAGCGACCGTGACTATTTTGTCGACCTGGGCGGAAAGGGACTCGACAGCCACTCGCTGACCAACCTGCGGCAGGCCGCCGAAGCGCAGTACCGCTTCGATGACCTGCGGCTGAGCGGGCTGTTGCAGAGCTTTCAGAGCCTGGACGCAGCGCAAATCTCGCCCTACCGCACCCTGCCGAGCCTGACGCTCGACTATCAACCGCTGATCGGACAGTTTCTGGTCGGTTCGCTCTACAGCAACTTCTCCTATTTCGACCGCGACACCGGCGGACTCACCGGCCTGGATGCGCTGACCGGCGGACGACTCTCGCTCGATCTGGCGCTGCAACGCCCGTGGCGCGACAACTTCGCCTTTGTGATTCCGAGCGTGAAGCTGCGCCATCGCCAGTATCAACTGACCGATCCGCTGGCCAGTGGCAGCGACCAGCCCGAACTGAATGCGCTGAGCATGGCGCTCGACAGCGGCCTGGTGTTCGAGCGCCCCACCCAGTGGCGTGGCGCGGCCGCCACCCAGACGCTGGAGCCGCGCCTCTATCTGCTCTCGACCAGCACCAGCAGTGCGCAGCGCGACTTTCCGCTGTTCGACACCACTGAACGGCCACTCACCTACACCACGCTGTTCAGCGACAACCGTTTTGTCGGCGGCGACCGCATCAGCGATGGCCGCCAGGCCAACCTGGCCGTCAGCACCCGCATGCTCGAAAACGACGGCCAGGAGGCATGGCGGCTCAGTCTGGGACAGATCTTCTACCTGAAGGACCGCGAAGTGACCCTGCAAGGTCCACCCGGCAGCAGTGAGACCGATGGTCAGTCGGCCTACCTCGGCGAACTGGCAGTGCAGCTGAACGACCAATCCAGTCTGCTCACCAGCCTCACCGCCGACAATGGCCTCGACCGGATCGACGAGGCGCTGGTTCACCTGCACTATGCCGCCGACCGGCAGCGCCTGGGCAACCTCGGCTACCGATTGAGCCATGACGCCGCGGGCAATGTGATCAAGCAGAGTGACCTCTCCTTCCTCTACCCGGTCGGCGACCGGGTTCGCCTGCTTGGCCGCTGGCGCGCCGACATTGCCTCAGGCAGTTCGCTCGAGGAGATCCTCGGCGCCGAATATGAGGCCTGCTGCTGGAAATTACGTCTGGTCAATCGTCGCTGGCGCCGCGAGGTGATTGCCCTCGGCGACACCCGCATGGAGTCGACCATCGAACTGCAACTGATCCTCAAGGGTCTGTTCGGTCTCGGCAACCGCCTCGACGAACTGCTCGGCAGCAGCATCCAGGGCTACCCCGGCCGTGATGAGCGATTCTGAACCTCTGACTTTCACCTTTCTGTCGCGGACACCATCGATCCATGCTTGACCACCATTTTACCCGCCTCCTTCTCTCCCCCCTCCGTCTGGCCAGCGCGACCGGCCGATGGCTCCTCCCCCTGACCCTGTCGCTGGCCTCCCTGGTGTCGCCTGCGCTGCAGGCAGCACAGCAGCAGTGGCTCGATACCACCGTCGCCATCGTCGAGAACGATGTCATTCTGGCCAGCCAGATCAACCGCCGGATCGATCAGGTGGCGGCCAATCTGCGCGCCAAGGGCAGTACGCCACCGCCCCGCGAACAGCTCTACAAGCCGGTGCTCGAACAGTTGATTCTCGAAAGCCTGCAACTGCAGATGGCCGACCGCGCCTCGATCCGGATCGATGACAACAGCCTGAATCAGACCATCGACACCATCGCCAAACAGAATGGCATGGACCTCGACACCCTGCAGAAGACCCTGGAGGCCGAGGGCACCCCTTTTCCGGTATTTCGAGAACGCATTCGCCGCGAGATGCGCATCTCGCGGCTGCGGCAGGGCATCATCGGCAGCGGCATTCAGATCAGCGACCGCGAGGTGACGGAGTTCCTCAACTCGCAAGAGGGCAAGGCACAGCGCCCGACCGAGTTCCATCTGGCGCACATTCTGATTGCGCTGCCCGAAAACGCCCTGCCCGAAACCGTCGAAGCAGCCAGGCATCAAGCTGACGAGGTCGCCGCACAGCTCAAGCAGGGCAGCAGTTTCGACCAGTTGGCGCTGACCCAGTCGAACGCCTCGACCGCGCTCGAAGGCGGCGATCTGGGCTGGAGGCGCGAAGCCGAACTGCCCTCGCTGTTCAGCGGCCTGGTCTCCAGCATGCAGTTGGGCGAGGTCCGGGGCCCGATCCGAAGCCCCAGCGGTTTTCACTTCATCAAGCTGCTCGACAAGCGCGGGGAACCGCTGAAGCAGGCGTTGCAGCTGCATGTCCGTCACATTCTGATCGCCCCCAACGAGATTCGCGACCCGCAGCAGAGCCAGCAGCTCGCCAACGAGATCGTACAGCGGCTGCAACGGGGCGAGGCCTTTGATGAACTGGCACGCACCTACTCCGATGACCCCGGCTCGAGCCACGCCGGCGGCGACCTCGGCTGGAGCGACCCCGAACGGTTCGCACCCGAATTCCAGGCCGCCATCGCCGAACTGCCCGATGGCGTGGTCAGCAAACCCTTCCGCACCCGCTTCGGCTGGCATGTCGCCCGCGTGGAGGGACGTCGCTCGACCGACATCTCGCATGAATATCAGCTCAACCAGGCGCGCGAACTGCTGTTCAGACGCAAATTCGACGAAGAGCTGGGCAACTGGCTGCGCAAGATTCGTGATGAAGCCTATGTCGAATTTCTCCAGTAATCCCCAGCCCGCAGCGCCGATTGCGCTGACCTGCGGCGAGCCGGCCGGCATCGGCCCCGACCTCGCCGTCATGGTGGCGCAGCGCCCGACACTGCCGCCGCTGGTGGCGATTGCCGACCCGGAACTGCTGTCAAGCCGCGCCCGGCTGCTGGGGCTGCCGCTGCAGCTCAAGCCGTGGCAGACAGGCCTCGATGCCGGCCAGCACACGGCGGGAGAGCTGTGGGTGACACCGCTGCCACTGAAGCGCCCGGCGCGTCCCGGTCAGCTCGACCCGCTCAACAGCGACTATGTGCTCCAGAGCCTGCGCGACGCCGCCGAGGGGGCACTGAGCGGTCGCTTTGCCGCACTGGTGACCGCACCAGTGCAGAAGAGCGTGATCAATGACGCTGGACACCCCTTCAGTGGCCACACCGAATTCTTTGCCGAACTGGCCGGCGTCGAGCGGGTGGTGATGATGCTCGCCTGCCCACAGCTGCGGGTGGCGCTGGTCACCACCCACCTGCCGCTGTGCGCGGTGCCGGCTGCGATCACCGCGACCGTGCTCGACAGCACGCTGCGGATCGTTGATGCCGAGCTGCGCCGCAAGTTCGGCATCAACGATCCCCGACTGCTGGTCGCCGGCCTCAACCCCCATGCCGGCGAAGGGGGTCACCTGGGCCGCGAGGAGATCGAGGTGATCACCCCGGTGCTCGAACGACTGCGTGGCGAGGGAATGCGTCTCGAAGGCCCACTGCCGGCCGACACCCTCTTCACTCCGCCCTACCTCGCCCGTGCCGACGCGGTGGTGGCGATGTACCACGACCAGGGATTGCCGGTGCTGAAGGCGCTGGGGTTTGGCGAAGCGGTCAACATCACCTTGGGCCTGCCCTTCATCCGCACCTCGGTCGACCATGGCACGGCACTCGACTTGGCCGGCACCGGCCGGGCCCGGGTCGACAGCCTGCTGGCCGCCATCGACTGTGCCAGACAACTGACCGGCACCGCACGACCGTGAGCAACGGACACCGGCCCCGCAAGCGCTTTGGTCAGCATTTTCTGCATGACCGCGCGACGCTGGCGCAAATCCACAGCAGCGTTGCGCCCACCCCGGCCGACCACCTGGTGGAGATCGGGCCCGGCACCGGCGCCCTCACCGAGCTGTTCGCCCCCGCCGCCCGCCGGCTTGATCTGATCGAGATCGACCGCGACCTGGTGCTGATGTTGCAGCGGAAGTTCGCCGCCCTGCCTCAGCTGCGGCTCCATCAGGCCGATGCCCTGCGGTTCGACTTCACCAGACTGGTCATCGATCGACCACTGCGCATCATCGGCAACCTGCCCTACAACATCTCCACGCCGCTGCTCTTTCACCTGATCGAACAGGCCGCATCGATTCAGGACATGCACTTTCTGCTGCAGAAAGAGGTGGTCGACCGGCTCGCCGCCGCGCCAGCCAGTGCCGACTATGGCCGCTTGAGCGTGATGGTGCAGTACCACTGCCTGATCGAACCACTGTTCGACGTGCCGCCCGAAGCCTTTTCGCCACCCCCGCGGGTCGATTCACGCGTGGTGCGCATCACTCCGCTGCGGCAGCGGCCGGTACAGGCCCGCGATGAGCGACGACTCGCCGAGGTGGTGCGCGTGGCCTTCACCCAGCGCCGCAAGAAGATCAGGAATGCGCTAGAATCGCTGATCGATGGCAACCGTCTGCAACAGATCGGCATCGACCCCGCGCTGCGACCCGATCAGCTCGATCTGCTCGACTTCGTGGCCATCAGTGACTTTCTGACCCCTCAGGACGACAGCGCGCGTGACCAGTGATGCCCAAATGAGATCGACCGATACCATCCCCGAGCCGATCGATGACCGCTACCACATCCGCACCGCAGTGCAGACCCGTTATCTGCCCGAGCAGTCCGAACCCGAGCGCAACCGCTTCGTCTTCGCCTACACCATCACCCTCACCAATGAGGGCAGCATCGGCGCACAACTGATCAGCCGCCACTGGATCATCACCGACGGCGAAGCCCAAGTGCAGGAGGTGAAAGGCGAAGGGGTGGTCGGTGAACAGCCCCATCTGTCACCGGGCAAGAGCTACCGCTACAGCAGTGGCACCATTCTCGGCACCGAAGTCGGCACCATGCAGGGCAGCTACC of the Pseudomonadales bacterium genome contains:
- the apaG gene encoding Co2+/Mg2+ efflux protein ApaG; its protein translation is MRSTDTIPEPIDDRYHIRTAVQTRYLPEQSEPERNRFVFAYTITLTNEGSIGAQLISRHWIITDGEAQVQEVKGEGVVGEQPHLSPGKSYRYSSGTILGTEVGTMQGSYQMVSDDGTRFDALIAPFTLARPHALH
- a CDS encoding peptidylprolyl isomerase, whose translation is MSPALQAAQQQWLDTTVAIVENDVILASQINRRIDQVAANLRAKGSTPPPREQLYKPVLEQLILESLQLQMADRASIRIDDNSLNQTIDTIAKQNGMDLDTLQKTLEAEGTPFPVFRERIRREMRISRLRQGIIGSGIQISDREVTEFLNSQEGKAQRPTEFHLAHILIALPENALPETVEAARHQADEVAAQLKQGSSFDQLALTQSNASTALEGGDLGWRREAELPSLFSGLVSSMQLGEVRGPIRSPSGFHFIKLLDKRGEPLKQALQLHVRHILIAPNEIRDPQQSQQLANEIVQRLQRGEAFDELARTYSDDPGSSHAGGDLGWSDPERFAPEFQAAIAELPDGVVSKPFRTRFGWHVARVEGRRSTDISHEYQLNQARELLFRRKFDEELGNWLRKIRDEAYVEFLQ
- a CDS encoding LPS-assembly protein LptD, with the translated sequence MKHPLPRSLFLFLVLLHTAPGQAESTHQSAAALDWHPREALPAEMQARIPVTCPGLYIDPMANVELTAPANPEGAAADSVNIQASYVESLLAETFSLDGDVVLEDSPWRMTAKRGNIDLPQGKWSLQEEVELRGKGLLLRGAKADYDRSGNTARMSDGQFVLHERELHGNARQISVNRDSGIITLKQAALTGCPPGDDSWWLRSDYIRLDPKSGFGSTRNARIDLAGIPTLHVPYFYFPIDDRRHSGFLIPSLGNDLTNGLEATFPYYFNLAPNYDYTLTPRLMSKRGTLLGNEFRYLTEQSRGDTRLSLLPDDLLGATSNPERSQRWLYGIDHRTFTPSGWDLSLDLNRASDRDYFVDLGGKGLDSHSLTNLRQAAEAQYRFDDLRLSGLLQSFQSLDAAQISPYRTLPSLTLDYQPLIGQFLVGSLYSNFSYFDRDTGGLTGLDALTGGRLSLDLALQRPWRDNFAFVIPSVKLRHRQYQLTDPLASGSDQPELNALSMALDSGLVFERPTQWRGAAATQTLEPRLYLLSTSTSSAQRDFPLFDTTERPLTYTTLFSDNRFVGGDRISDGRQANLAVSTRMLENDGQEAWRLSLGQIFYLKDREVTLQGPPGSSETDGQSAYLGELAVQLNDQSSLLTSLTADNGLDRIDEALVHLHYAADRQRLGNLGYRLSHDAAGNVIKQSDLSFLYPVGDRVRLLGRWRADIASGSSLEEILGAEYEACCWKLRLVNRRWRREVIALGDTRMESTIELQLILKGLFGLGNRLDELLGSSIQGYPGRDERF
- the pdxA gene encoding 4-hydroxythreonine-4-phosphate dehydrogenase PdxA, producing MKPMSNFSSNPQPAAPIALTCGEPAGIGPDLAVMVAQRPTLPPLVAIADPELLSSRARLLGLPLQLKPWQTGLDAGQHTAGELWVTPLPLKRPARPGQLDPLNSDYVLQSLRDAAEGALSGRFAALVTAPVQKSVINDAGHPFSGHTEFFAELAGVERVVMMLACPQLRVALVTTHLPLCAVPAAITATVLDSTLRIVDAELRRKFGINDPRLLVAGLNPHAGEGGHLGREEIEVITPVLERLRGEGMRLEGPLPADTLFTPPYLARADAVVAMYHDQGLPVLKALGFGEAVNITLGLPFIRTSVDHGTALDLAGTGRARVDSLLAAIDCARQLTGTARP
- the rsmA gene encoding 16S rRNA (adenine(1518)-N(6)/adenine(1519)-N(6))-dimethyltransferase RsmA translates to MSNGHRPRKRFGQHFLHDRATLAQIHSSVAPTPADHLVEIGPGTGALTELFAPAARRLDLIEIDRDLVLMLQRKFAALPQLRLHQADALRFDFTRLVIDRPLRIIGNLPYNISTPLLFHLIEQAASIQDMHFLLQKEVVDRLAAAPASADYGRLSVMVQYHCLIEPLFDVPPEAFSPPPRVDSRVVRITPLRQRPVQARDERRLAEVVRVAFTQRRKKIRNALESLIDGNRLQQIGIDPALRPDQLDLLDFVAISDFLTPQDDSARDQ